A stretch of Saccharothrix texasensis DNA encodes these proteins:
- a CDS encoding NAD(P)-binding oxidoreductase codes for MRVVIAGGHGKIALRVERLLAARGDSATALVRNPDHHADVLDAGGVPVHCDLEAADVASVAELLTGAGAALFAAGAGPGSGVARKDTVDRAAAVLFAEAAERAGVRRFIQISATGIGRTTGDEVFDAYLAAKGAAEDDLRERDLDWTILRPGRLTDDEPTGHVELAEKPLRGSVPRADVAAVVVALLDRPGTVRRTYELISGDTPIADAF; via the coding sequence ATGCGGGTAGTGATCGCGGGCGGACACGGCAAGATCGCGTTGCGGGTGGAGCGGCTGTTGGCCGCGAGGGGTGACAGCGCCACGGCGCTGGTGCGCAACCCCGACCACCACGCGGACGTGCTGGACGCGGGCGGTGTCCCCGTCCACTGCGACCTGGAGGCGGCCGACGTCGCTTCGGTCGCGGAACTGCTGACCGGCGCGGGCGCGGCGCTCTTCGCCGCCGGCGCCGGACCGGGCAGCGGGGTGGCGCGCAAGGACACCGTGGACCGGGCCGCGGCGGTGTTGTTCGCGGAGGCGGCGGAACGGGCGGGTGTGCGCCGGTTCATCCAGATCAGTGCCACCGGCATCGGCCGGACCACCGGCGACGAGGTGTTCGACGCCTACCTGGCGGCCAAGGGCGCCGCCGAGGACGACCTGCGCGAGCGCGACCTGGACTGGACGATCCTGCGGCCGGGCCGGCTGACCGACGACGAGCCGACCGGCCACGTGGAGCTCGCCGAGAAACCGCTACGGGGTTCCGTACCGCGAGCCGACGTGGCGGCCGTCGTCGTGGCCCTCCTGGACCGCCCCGGCACGGTCCGCCGGACCTACGAGCTGATCTCCGGGGACACCCCGATCGCGGACGCCTTCTGA
- a CDS encoding D-arabinono-1,4-lactone oxidase, whose translation MATPWTNWARTASATPHRVEHPASVDELASVVVGAPSVRPRGSGHSFTGIAVAPGVAIDLDAWTGIVDVAGSLVTVRSGTTLHQLNALLDVLGLAMANLGDIDAQTVAGAISTGTHGTGAKLGGLATQVVALELVLADGSVARCSADERPELFHAARVGLGALGVISTVTLRCVPSFVLHAREFPGRLDAVLEEFDHLTAVEDHVEFHWFPHSDRVIVKRNNRVDEPAAPLSALRRFYEYEVMENGAFGLVCKLAKAVPTTTRTLNRVCGSLVSERDYRDVSHRVFVTPRRVRFVESEYAVPRAALHDVLRELRSAVGGLEHGVIVPVEVRVAQGDDIWLSTAHGRDTAYIAVHQYLGMPYRRYFDAFERIAGAVGGRPHWGKMHTLSADALRDRYPHFDDFRRVRGEVDPTGKFTNAYLDRVLG comes from the coding sequence ATGGCGACCCCGTGGACGAACTGGGCGCGAACGGCGTCCGCGACCCCACACCGGGTCGAGCACCCGGCGAGCGTCGACGAGCTCGCCTCCGTCGTGGTGGGCGCTCCCAGTGTCCGCCCGCGCGGCAGCGGGCACTCGTTCACCGGCATCGCGGTCGCGCCCGGCGTGGCGATCGACCTCGACGCGTGGACCGGCATCGTGGACGTGGCCGGTTCCCTGGTGACGGTCCGGTCCGGCACGACGCTGCACCAGCTCAACGCGCTGCTGGACGTGCTCGGGTTGGCCATGGCGAACCTCGGGGACATCGACGCGCAGACCGTGGCGGGCGCGATCTCGACCGGGACGCACGGCACCGGCGCGAAGCTCGGCGGCCTCGCCACGCAGGTCGTGGCGCTGGAGCTGGTGCTCGCCGACGGGTCGGTGGCGCGGTGCTCCGCCGACGAACGGCCCGAGCTGTTCCACGCGGCCAGGGTCGGGCTCGGCGCGCTGGGCGTGATCAGCACGGTCACGTTGCGGTGCGTGCCCTCGTTCGTGCTGCACGCCCGCGAGTTCCCCGGCCGGCTGGACGCGGTGCTGGAGGAGTTCGACCACCTGACGGCGGTCGAGGACCACGTGGAGTTCCACTGGTTCCCGCACTCCGACCGGGTGATCGTGAAGCGGAACAACCGGGTCGACGAGCCGGCCGCGCCGCTGTCGGCGCTGCGCCGGTTCTACGAGTACGAGGTGATGGAGAACGGCGCGTTCGGGCTGGTCTGCAAGCTGGCGAAGGCCGTGCCGACGACCACCAGGACGCTCAACCGGGTGTGCGGGTCGCTGGTGTCGGAGCGCGACTACCGGGACGTGTCGCACCGCGTCTTCGTCACGCCCCGGCGGGTGCGGTTCGTCGAGTCCGAGTACGCGGTGCCGCGGGCGGCGCTGCACGACGTGCTGCGGGAGCTGCGGTCGGCCGTCGGCGGCCTGGAGCACGGGGTGATCGTGCCGGTCGAGGTGCGGGTGGCCCAGGGCGACGACATCTGGCTGTCCACGGCCCACGGGCGCGACACGGCTTACATCGCCGTGCACCAGTACCTCGGGATGCCGTACCGGCGGTACTTCGACGCCTTCGAGCGGATCGCGGGCGCGGTCGGCGGGCGACCGCACTGGGGCAAGATGCACACCCTCTCCGCCGACGCCCTCCGCGACCGCTACCCGCACTTCGACGACTTCCGCCGGGTCCGCGGCGAGGTCGACCCGACCGGCAAGTTCACCAACGCCTACCTCGACCGCGTGCTCGGCTGA
- a CDS encoding TetR/AcrR family transcriptional regulator, translating to MTGGNRGRGRPGTGVREAILAAAEAILAEAGVARLSTKEIARRAGAAESSIFYHFTDRLGLLQAVVRLHLPLYRDVAEAVVRDAGAGSLRDNLTRLLDGLDAYYRRIAPILAAVQADGDLRARFAERGADGAVGPQRALLPVVDYLAEEQRLGRVRADLDLEPAALLIVGAAYQRAVFRHLSGEDAPAVAGARVADALLPALLAR from the coding sequence GTGACCGGCGGCAACAGGGGGCGCGGGCGCCCCGGGACGGGCGTGCGCGAGGCGATCCTGGCGGCGGCCGAGGCGATCCTCGCCGAGGCGGGCGTCGCCCGGTTGTCGACCAAGGAGATCGCCCGGCGGGCGGGTGCGGCCGAGTCGAGCATCTTCTACCACTTCACCGACCGCCTCGGGCTGCTCCAGGCCGTGGTGCGCCTGCACCTGCCGCTGTACCGGGACGTGGCGGAAGCGGTCGTGCGCGACGCCGGCGCGGGCAGCCTGCGCGACAACCTCACCCGGCTGCTCGACGGGCTCGACGCGTACTACCGCCGGATCGCGCCGATCCTCGCGGCCGTGCAGGCCGACGGCGACCTGCGCGCGCGTTTCGCGGAACGGGGCGCCGACGGCGCGGTCGGTCCGCAGCGCGCCCTGCTGCCCGTCGTCGACTACCTCGCCGAGGAGCAGCGGCTCGGCCGCGTGCGCGCCGACCTGGACCTGGAACCGGCCGCCCTGCTCATCGTCGGCGCCGCCTACCAGCGGGCGGTGTTCCGGCACCTGAGCGGGGAAGACGCGCCGGCGGTGGCCGGCGCCCGGGTCGCCGACGCGCTCCTGCCCGCCCTGCTCGCCCGCTGA
- a CDS encoding DUF1772 domain-containing protein, giving the protein MTTQQLGTSRATRFATRLALLCTGLLAGTFGYGAVNLVTTFNVVPLDVRLTFHSALMRVNGPVVQTTMALAVIGSIALAVLTRGGARRAAAAASALVVTSFLVTRFGNVPINGLIKQWAVTTPPADHADVLQRWEAFNLVRTLTALAAFVLVVWIATRSRPGAPDGQKASAIGVSPEISS; this is encoded by the coding sequence GTGACTACTCAGCAATTAGGGACCTCCCGCGCCACCCGGTTCGCCACCCGACTGGCGCTGCTGTGCACCGGCCTGCTCGCCGGGACCTTCGGCTACGGCGCCGTCAACCTCGTCACCACGTTCAACGTCGTGCCCCTCGACGTGCGGCTGACGTTCCACTCGGCCCTCATGCGGGTGAACGGCCCGGTCGTGCAGACCACCATGGCGCTGGCCGTGATCGGCTCGATCGCCCTGGCCGTCCTGACCCGCGGCGGGGCGCGCCGGGCCGCCGCGGCCGCGAGCGCGCTCGTCGTGACCTCGTTCCTGGTGACGCGGTTCGGCAACGTGCCCATCAACGGCCTGATCAAGCAGTGGGCCGTGACGACCCCGCCGGCCGACCACGCCGATGTCCTGCAGCGGTGGGAGGCGTTCAACCTCGTGCGCACCCTCACCGCGCTGGCCGCGTTCGTCCTGGTCGTCTGGATCGCCACCCGCTCGAGGCCGGGCGCGCCGGACGGTCAGAAGGCGTCCGCGATCGGGGTGTCCCCGGAGATCAGCTCGTAG